In Xyrauchen texanus isolate HMW12.3.18 chromosome 27, RBS_HiC_50CHRs, whole genome shotgun sequence, one genomic interval encodes:
- the aplnra gene encoding apelin receptor A, which translates to MESTPEYTDTYDYYEDNETACDYSEWEPSYSLIPVLYMFIFILGLSGNGVVMFTVWRAKSKRRAADIYIGNLALADLTFVITLPLWAVYTALGYHWPFGVALCKISSYVVLVNMYASVFCLTCLSFDRYLAIVHSLSSGRLRSRGTMLASLGAIWFLSCLLAVPTLLFRTTVDDVGSNRTTCAMDFSLVTLNQHHESLWIAGLSLSSSALGFLLPFLAMTVCYCFIGCTVTRHFSHLRKEDQKKRRLLKIITTLVVVFAFCWTPFHVLKSMDALSYLDLAPTSCGFLHFLLLAHPYATCLAYVNSCLNPFLYAFFDLRFRSQCLCLLNLKKSMHGHMSSMSSTLSAQTQKSEVQSLATKV; encoded by the coding sequence ATGGAGTCAACGCCGGAGTACACCGACACTTATGATTACTATGAAGATAACGAGACTGCGTGCGACTACTCGGAGTGGGAGCCGTCCTACTCTCTCATTCCCGTGCTGTACATGTTCATTTTTATCCTCGGTCTCTCCGGTAACGGTGTGGTCATGTTCACGGTGTGGCGCGCGAAATCCAAACGGCGCGCGGCAGACATTTACATCGGCAATCTCGCGCTGGCGGACCTGACGTTCGTCATCACGCTGCCGCTGTGGGCAGTGTACACTGCGCTGGGCTACCACTGGCCCTTTGGTGTGGCTCTCTGCAAGATCAGCAGCTATGTGGTGCTAGTCAACATGTACGCAAGTGTCTTCTGTCTCACCTGCCTGAGTTTTGACCGCTATCTTGCCATCGTCCACTCTCTGTCCAGTGGCCGGCTCCGATCCCGTGGCACTATGCTGGCATCGCTGGGTGCCATCTGGTTCCTTTCATGCCTGCTGGCTGTGCCCACTCTTCTGTTTCGCACTACTGTAGACGATGTCGGGAGCAACCGTACCACCTGCGCGATGGACTTCAGCCTGGTCACTCTCAATCAGCATCATGAATCGCTTTGGATTGCCGGGCTCAGCCTCTCCTCTTCAGCTCTGGGTTTTCTGCTGCCTTTCTTGGCCATGACTGTCTGCTACTGCTTCATCGGCTGCACGGTCACTCGCCATTTCAGCCACCTGCGCAAGGAAGACCAGAAGAAGCGGCGTCTCCTCAAGATCATCACCACGCTGGTGGTGGTCTTCGCATTTTGCTGGACGCCTTTCCACGTTCTGAAGAGCATGGATGCCCTGTCTTACCTGGACCTGGCGCCCACCTCATGTGGCTTCCTACACTTTTTGCTTCTGGCCCACCCATATGCCACTTGTCTGGCATACGTCAACAGCTGCCTCAACCCGTTCCTCTACGCGTTCTTTGACCTGCGCTTCCGCTCACAGTGCCTGTGTCTGCTCAATCTCAAGAAGTCCATGCATGGGCACATGAGCTCCATGTCTTCAACCCTCAGTGCCCAGACTCAAAAGTCTGAGGTGCAGTCACTGGCCACCAAAGTGTGA